Proteins encoded in a region of the Caballeronia sp. M1242 genome:
- a CDS encoding phytanoyl-CoA dioxygenase family protein produces MTKHLTEAQVAHFKQHGYVYPMRAIDAQEAAEYRRIIERYEASTGEDVNKTLKIKGHLALPAIVELGRHPAILDAVEDLIGPDIMLFGASIFAKNGGDPRYVSWHQDSTYFGLTPHEEVTVWVALTPANSVNGVLRVLPGSHSGPDLKHVETYAKDNMLAKGQTLVGIDEDLAVEMPLQPGEFSMHHERTAHSSLPNRSDDRRIGFAFFYVPAHVRSTTGRRRATLVRGVDRFGHWDADTLPEYDCDPRSMSELAQTWGKYKDGEVKQAADMVAPQ; encoded by the coding sequence ATGACGAAGCATCTGACCGAAGCGCAGGTCGCCCACTTCAAGCAGCACGGCTATGTCTATCCGATGCGCGCGATCGACGCGCAAGAGGCGGCGGAGTATCGCCGCATCATCGAACGGTATGAGGCGTCCACCGGGGAGGACGTCAACAAGACGCTGAAGATCAAAGGCCATCTGGCTTTGCCGGCAATTGTCGAGTTGGGGCGTCATCCGGCCATTCTCGATGCGGTCGAGGACCTCATCGGACCGGACATCATGCTGTTCGGCGCGTCCATCTTCGCAAAGAACGGTGGCGATCCGCGCTATGTGTCGTGGCATCAGGATTCAACGTACTTCGGGCTGACGCCGCACGAAGAAGTCACGGTGTGGGTCGCGCTCACACCGGCCAATTCGGTCAACGGCGTGCTGCGTGTGCTGCCCGGCTCGCACAGCGGACCCGACCTGAAGCACGTCGAGACCTACGCGAAAGACAACATGCTCGCAAAAGGCCAGACGCTCGTCGGTATCGACGAAGACCTGGCCGTCGAGATGCCGCTCCAGCCGGGCGAATTCTCGATGCATCACGAACGCACCGCGCATAGTTCGCTGCCGAATCGCTCGGATGACCGGCGCATCGGCTTCGCGTTCTTCTACGTGCCGGCGCACGTGCGATCCACGACTGGCCGCCGCCGCGCGACGCTCGTACGCGGTGTCGATCGCTTCGGTCACTGGGATGCCGACACCTTGCCCGAATACGATTGCGATCCGCGCTCGATGAGCGAACTGGCGCAAACGTGGGGCAAGTACAAGGACGGCGAAGTGAAGCAGGCCGCGGACATGGTCGCGCCGCAGTGA
- a CDS encoding amidase: protein MTSNDLLQAGLHGAFVADGFDSLPSAAQPSRTGDRLATLRLAVKDVFDIAGLRTGSGNPVWREQQPVAARTALAVRVLLEQGAQWVGKTVTDELTYSLAGVNAHYGTPVNPADPARIPGGSSSGSVVAVAAGHADIALGTDCGGSVRLPASYCGVWGMRPTHGRIATDGCLTLAHSFDTVGWFARDHRTLALMFEVLAQSVVAADDDAFSVHVPRNLLACADVPVAARFEAAIEATMKSLGERVSVVAPEASLADWAQAFRVLQAAEIAQRYGAWARDHAASFGADVGARFAMSLTITREQTAQAQRVRAEAIRAMAEALPQGIYWLIPTVPGGAPRADASAQAVDHARARAQQMLCVAGLAGLPQVSMPWAPIDGAPVGLSVIGARGADEGVLRVARAMHEVMQ from the coding sequence ATGACGAGCAACGATTTGCTGCAAGCGGGCCTGCACGGAGCGTTCGTCGCCGATGGCTTCGATTCGCTGCCGTCGGCCGCGCAGCCCTCGCGCACCGGCGACAGACTGGCGACACTGCGCCTCGCGGTGAAGGACGTGTTCGATATTGCCGGCTTGCGAACGGGCAGCGGCAATCCCGTGTGGCGCGAACAGCAGCCGGTCGCCGCACGCACCGCGCTTGCCGTTCGCGTGCTTCTCGAACAAGGCGCGCAATGGGTCGGCAAGACCGTCACGGATGAACTGACCTACAGCCTCGCTGGCGTCAACGCGCACTATGGCACGCCAGTCAATCCCGCCGATCCGGCGCGGATTCCGGGCGGATCGTCATCGGGTTCTGTCGTGGCGGTCGCGGCGGGTCATGCGGACATTGCGCTCGGTACCGATTGCGGCGGCTCCGTGCGGCTGCCGGCGAGTTATTGCGGCGTATGGGGCATGCGGCCCACGCATGGCCGTATCGCCACGGACGGATGTCTGACGCTCGCCCACAGCTTCGACACGGTCGGCTGGTTCGCGCGAGACCACCGCACGCTCGCGCTCATGTTCGAGGTGCTGGCGCAAAGCGTCGTCGCGGCGGATGACGATGCCTTCTCCGTGCACGTTCCGCGCAATCTGCTCGCCTGCGCCGATGTACCCGTCGCGGCCCGCTTCGAGGCGGCTATCGAGGCAACGATGAAGTCGCTCGGCGAGCGCGTGAGTGTCGTCGCGCCGGAGGCGTCGCTCGCGGACTGGGCGCAGGCTTTCCGCGTGTTGCAGGCGGCGGAAATCGCCCAGCGATACGGCGCGTGGGCGCGCGATCATGCCGCGAGCTTCGGCGCGGACGTCGGCGCGCGCTTCGCGATGAGCCTGACCATCACGCGCGAGCAGACCGCGCAGGCGCAGCGCGTTCGCGCCGAAGCTATCCGCGCAATGGCCGAAGCCCTGCCGCAAGGCATCTACTGGCTCATTCCGACCGTGCCGGGCGGCGCGCCGCGCGCCGATGCATCTGCGCAAGCGGTCGATCACGCGCGCGCGCGTGCGCAGCAGATGCTGTGCGTCGCGGGTCTCGCGGGCCTGCCGCAAGTGAGCATGCCGTGGGCACCCATCGACGGCGCGCCTGTCGGCCTTTCCGTGATCGGCGCGCGCGGCGCGGACGAAGGCGTGCTGCGCGTCGCGCGCGCGATGCACGAAGTCATGCAGTAA
- the hpxZ gene encoding oxalurate catabolism protein HpxZ, whose amino-acid sequence MSAQPINHPATLAAVEAAFDEYERALTTNDVAVLDTLFWMSPQTLRYGATENLQGYDAIREFRAQRPAKGLMRTIVDRSVTTFGADFAVANITFSRAGEPRIGRQSQTWVRIDGRWRVVAAHVSWMDPS is encoded by the coding sequence ATGAGCGCGCAACCGATCAATCATCCGGCCACCCTCGCGGCGGTCGAAGCCGCCTTCGATGAATACGAGCGCGCGCTCACGACCAACGACGTCGCCGTTCTCGACACGCTTTTCTGGATGAGTCCGCAGACGCTGCGCTACGGCGCGACCGAAAACCTGCAAGGCTACGACGCCATCCGCGAATTTCGGGCGCAGCGCCCGGCCAAGGGGCTGATGCGCACGATCGTCGACCGGTCGGTGACGACCTTCGGTGCGGACTTTGCCGTGGCGAACATCACGTTCTCGCGCGCGGGCGAACCGCGCATCGGGCGTCAGTCGCAGACGTGGGTGCGCATCGACGGCCGGTGGCGCGTCGTCGCCGCTCATGTCAGCTGGATGGACCCGTCATGA